In the Mauremys mutica isolate MM-2020 ecotype Southern chromosome 13, ASM2049712v1, whole genome shotgun sequence genome, one interval contains:
- the LOC123348549 gene encoding ribonuclease-like produces MALKAPRPALLPLLCLAASCLALSTADAQYNKFLKRHLDFPKSRVENAQQYCTTMMGRRSIRCQGKNTFVHTSEAQLRAVCSSGTSHGQDTRDSLGTFQLTVCTRLPKGPCLYRGSSTTARIRLVCRNGLPVQYLRRI; encoded by the coding sequence ATGGCCCTGAAGGCACCACGCCCAGCTcttctgcccctgctctgcctggcagcctcctgccTGGCACTCTCAACAGCCGATGCCCAGTACAATAAATTCCTGAAGCGGCATCTCGACTTCCCCAAGTCACGGGTTGAGAACGCCCAGCAGTACTGCACCACCATGATGGGGAGGCGGAGCATCCGCTGCCAGGGCAAGAACACCTTCGTGCACACCAGCGAGGCCCAGCTGAGAGCCGTCTGCAGCTCGGGGACAAGCCATGGGCAAGACACCCGCGACAGCCTGGGCACCTTCCAGCTGACTGTCTGCACCCGCCTGCCCAAGGGCCCGTGCCTCTACCGGGGCAGCTCCACCACGGCCCGTATCCGCCTGGTCTGCCGCAACGGGTTGCCCGTCCAATACTTGAGACGtatctaa